A DNA window from Paenibacillus andongensis contains the following coding sequences:
- a CDS encoding helix-turn-helix domain-containing protein gives MNEPIHKMVGRKLLNIRKTRGLSLDQVADLTGVSKAMLGQIERGDSNPTISVLWKIVSGLQISFTSLIEDTEPKITVVRAAGLSPFEEEDGQYRAFPLFPFHPQKSFEIYTVEMDQGCTHASEPHNEGVEEYILMVEGKLDITISQESYKLKAGDAIHFTADRPHTYTNTSDAKAVYKTLIYYPPS, from the coding sequence ATGAACGAACCCATTCATAAAATGGTAGGTCGAAAACTTTTAAATATTCGCAAAACAAGAGGATTAAGCTTAGATCAAGTCGCTGATCTGACTGGTGTCAGCAAAGCGATGCTGGGGCAAATTGAACGAGGAGATTCGAATCCGACGATTTCCGTACTTTGGAAAATTGTGAGCGGCTTACAAATTTCGTTTACAAGTCTAATTGAAGATACCGAACCGAAAATTACAGTAGTCCGCGCAGCCGGGCTTTCACCATTTGAAGAAGAAGATGGACAGTACCGCGCGTTCCCGCTCTTCCCTTTTCACCCTCAAAAGAGCTTTGAAATTTATACCGTCGAAATGGACCAAGGCTGTACCCATGCCTCCGAACCTCATAATGAAGGCGTTGAAGAATACATTCTTATGGTAGAAGGAAAGCTGGATATAACCATCTCCCAGGAAAGCTATAAGCTGAAAGCTGGCGATGCCATTCACTTCACAGCCGATCGCCCTCATACGTATACGAATACATCTGATGCTAAAGCCGTCTATAAAACTTTAATATATTATCCCCCTTCTTAA
- a CDS encoding carbohydrate ABC transporter permease: MNTRIHQRKSVQTGAIHLILILGAVIMVTPFIWMFLTSVKTLGESTAIPPVLFPKTFQWSNYTKVFVNLPFFTFYWNTLITTVIKVIGQLIICSLAAYAFARISFPGRHFFFILMLSVLMVPGQVFLIPQYMIMKDLGWLNSLTALVVPGLFSAFGTFLLRQFFMTLPHELEEAAKLDGCNQFRIYWQIMLPLAKSGMIALAIFTMLWSWNDLMWPLIVNSSPDKMVLSAGIAFLQGEHKTNYTIIMAGSMMAILPMIIIFFIFQRSFIQGIAFTGSKS; this comes from the coding sequence ATGAACACCAGAATCCATCAACGAAAATCGGTTCAGACCGGGGCTATTCATCTTATTCTTATCCTAGGTGCTGTCATTATGGTAACTCCTTTCATCTGGATGTTTCTTACTTCGGTGAAAACGTTAGGAGAGTCAACAGCGATACCACCGGTTTTATTTCCTAAAACGTTTCAATGGAGCAACTATACGAAGGTATTTGTGAACTTGCCATTTTTCACATTTTATTGGAATACATTGATTACAACAGTGATAAAAGTAATCGGCCAATTAATCATTTGCTCACTAGCTGCCTATGCTTTTGCCCGAATCAGCTTTCCGGGGCGTCATTTCTTTTTCATTCTGATGCTGTCCGTACTTATGGTGCCGGGGCAAGTATTCCTTATCCCGCAGTATATGATTATGAAAGACCTAGGGTGGCTCAACTCGCTTACCGCACTCGTCGTTCCAGGCTTATTCAGCGCTTTCGGCACATTCCTGTTGCGCCAATTTTTCATGACGCTGCCGCACGAGTTGGAGGAAGCCGCTAAACTTGATGGCTGCAATCAATTTCGTATTTATTGGCAGATCATGCTGCCTTTGGCCAAATCGGGGATGATCGCTCTCGCCATTTTCACCATGCTGTGGTCGTGGAACGATCTGATGTGGCCGCTCATCGTTAACAGCTCACCGGACAAAATGGTGCTGTCGGCGGGCATTGCGTTCCTGCAAGGCGAGCATAAAACGAATTATACGATTATTATGGCAGGCTCGATGATGGCTATTTTGCCTATGATTATTATTTTCTTTATTTTCCAACGCTCATTTATTCAAGGGATTGCCTTTACAGGCAGCAAGTCCTGA
- a CDS encoding glycine C-acetyltransferase, translating into MNYLNDLAADIEGWKREGRYRSIKVWESGSDSWMYLNGKKVLQMSSNNYLGLTHHPKLKEAAISAIEKYGVGSGSVRTITGTLDIHDELEIELAKFKGTEAALVFQSGFTTNQGALSAVLGADDVVISDELNHASIIDGIRLTKASRKIFAHKDMNQLEAILKETQKHRKRVIVTDGVFSMDGDIAPLPDIVQLAEAYDAIVYVDDAHASGVLGTNGKGSTDHFGLHGRVHIQIGTLSKAIGAVGGYVAGAQLLKEHLIHTARPFLFSTSQTPAVAATCLAAIQVLKESSDLVTKLWENANGFRASLQRLGFDTGASETPIIPIIIGDPAQTMRFSDRLLEEGVFAQGIVYPTVAMDKGRVRLIVTAQHTKEDLTFALDKLQKVGKEFGLI; encoded by the coding sequence ATGAACTATTTAAACGATTTGGCAGCGGATATTGAAGGATGGAAGCGTGAAGGAAGATATCGCTCGATTAAAGTATGGGAGAGCGGTTCCGACTCCTGGATGTATTTAAATGGTAAGAAAGTTCTTCAAATGTCTTCCAATAATTACTTGGGATTAACTCATCATCCGAAGCTTAAGGAAGCTGCGATTTCCGCGATCGAGAAGTATGGAGTTGGAAGCGGTTCAGTGCGTACGATTACGGGAACTCTTGATATTCACGATGAACTGGAGATCGAGTTAGCCAAGTTTAAAGGAACAGAGGCGGCCCTTGTGTTCCAGTCCGGTTTCACAACGAACCAAGGCGCTTTGTCAGCTGTTCTTGGAGCCGACGATGTAGTGATCAGCGATGAGCTGAATCACGCGAGTATTATTGATGGCATCCGTTTGACGAAGGCGAGCCGCAAAATTTTTGCACACAAGGACATGAATCAGCTTGAAGCCATTTTGAAAGAAACGCAAAAGCATCGTAAACGCGTCATTGTGACGGATGGTGTATTCAGTATGGATGGCGATATCGCTCCGCTTCCTGACATTGTTCAACTAGCAGAAGCCTATGACGCTATTGTGTATGTGGATGATGCCCACGCGAGCGGAGTGCTTGGCACCAACGGTAAAGGTTCGACAGACCATTTCGGTCTTCATGGCAGAGTGCATATCCAAATAGGCACGTTATCCAAAGCAATCGGAGCCGTTGGTGGCTATGTTGCCGGTGCCCAGCTCTTGAAAGAGCATTTGATTCATACGGCAAGGCCGTTTCTGTTTAGTACCTCGCAAACGCCTGCGGTTGCAGCAACTTGCTTGGCCGCTATTCAAGTACTTAAGGAAAGCTCGGACTTAGTAACAAAGCTTTGGGAAAACGCGAATGGATTCCGAGCATCTTTACAGCGGTTAGGCTTTGATACCGGCGCAAGTGAGACACCTATCATTCCGATTATTATAGGCGATCCCGCACAAACCATGCGCTTTTCGGATCGTTTGCTGGAAGAAGGCGTGTTTGCCCAAGGAATAGTCTATCCGACAGTTGCCATGGATAAAGGCCGAGTGCGGCTTATTGTTACGGCTCAGCATACTAAGGAAGACTTAACTTTTGCCTTAGATAAATTGCAGAAGGTCGGTA
- a CDS encoding Gfo/Idh/MocA family protein: MQKITAILLGAGNRGAQAYAPYALNYPHELSIIAVAEPDEDRRAAFVAAHQISQEHAHADWEELLAQPKLADIAIICTQDQMHYEPTLKALELGYHVLLEKPMSPSPAECVEMERMAKKHNRLLTICHVLRYTAFWTAMKRVIDEGKIGQIVSIQLNENVGNMHMAHSFVRGNWNNSDTSSPMILAKSCHDMDILSYIMGEPCERVSSFGSLMHFNEENAPEGAPARCLDGCPAEASCQYYAPKYYLGSGRGWAAKFTTDTSLEGILKALRTTPYGKCVYRSDNNVVDHQVVNMEFASGATAMFSMCGFTRDNTRIVQVMGTKGEIRGNMEEHTFTVHDFVTNEQNAIHVHASEEGHSGGDVGIVRSFLREVRAYAGGESESSAAASVRSHLMAFAAEESRVNGGKPIEIEQFYKTLIKV; encoded by the coding sequence ATGCAAAAAATTACAGCCATTCTGCTGGGAGCCGGCAACCGCGGTGCTCAAGCTTATGCGCCTTACGCGCTTAATTATCCTCACGAGCTTTCTATTATCGCGGTAGCAGAGCCGGATGAAGATAGAAGGGCAGCATTTGTTGCTGCTCACCAGATTTCACAGGAGCATGCCCATGCGGATTGGGAAGAGCTTTTGGCACAGCCGAAGCTAGCGGATATCGCCATCATTTGTACGCAAGATCAGATGCATTACGAGCCGACGCTTAAGGCGCTTGAGCTTGGTTATCACGTCCTTCTTGAAAAACCGATGTCTCCAAGTCCAGCGGAATGCGTCGAAATGGAACGTATGGCTAAAAAGCATAATCGCTTGCTGACGATATGCCATGTACTGCGTTATACAGCATTCTGGACGGCGATGAAACGTGTCATCGATGAAGGGAAGATTGGACAAATCGTCTCCATTCAACTCAATGAGAATGTCGGCAATATGCATATGGCGCACAGCTTTGTGCGCGGCAACTGGAATAATTCGGATACTTCGAGTCCGATGATCTTGGCCAAATCGTGCCACGATATGGATATTTTATCGTATATCATGGGCGAGCCTTGCGAGCGTGTGAGTTCATTTGGATCACTTATGCATTTTAATGAGGAGAACGCGCCAGAAGGTGCTCCTGCACGCTGTCTAGACGGTTGTCCGGCGGAAGCCAGCTGCCAATACTATGCGCCGAAATATTATTTGGGCTCCGGCCGGGGCTGGGCAGCTAAGTTCACAACGGATACGAGTCTGGAGGGCATACTCAAAGCACTGCGCACAACGCCATATGGAAAATGTGTTTATCGCAGCGATAATAATGTCGTTGACCATCAGGTCGTCAATATGGAGTTTGCCAGCGGGGCTACCGCGATGTTCAGCATGTGCGGCTTTACGCGGGATAATACGCGCATTGTGCAGGTCATGGGAACGAAGGGTGAAATTAGAGGGAACATGGAAGAGCATACATTCACTGTCCATGATTTTGTAACTAATGAGCAGAATGCGATTCATGTCCATGCATCCGAAGAAGGGCACAGCGGCGGCGATGTGGGCATCGTGCGCAGTTTTCTTCGCGAGGTTCGTGCGTATGCAGGAGGAGAAAGCGAATCATCCGCGGCGGCATCTGTGCGAAGCCATCTGATGGCATTTGCTGCTGAGGAATCGCGTGTGAATGGCGGAAAGCCGATTGAAATCGAGCAATTTTACAAGACATTAATCAAGGTATAA
- a CDS encoding LacI family DNA-binding transcriptional regulator has protein sequence MPTLKDIADLVGVSISTASRVVRNDTSRHINPETKAKVWEAVRQLNYTPNESARLLVNKQKTEKKQTKQIGCIIQTARLNDDHPYYSPIITAFTKKILESGYSLGFMHTSDELKDEALLHRCVHDIQVDGIIIVGEVGSEIVDYLLKVEDLALIGICTNGTEITMVDYDRIHAAKSAVDHLIAQGHQVIGFVGGPGHTSELNSEERFQGYKFAMYDAGIPLNKEWVIDTRWEIDRSYESIMERLKRTDLERPTAIFSASDQLAIPAMRAVIENQLRIPEDIAFISMDNIDFAQYTTPPLSSVHVPKVEIGTTAASTLLDMLNGEQPQLSKVLLPHRLIVRESSVCKRN, from the coding sequence TTGCCTACTCTCAAAGATATTGCAGATTTAGTCGGAGTCTCCATTTCAACAGCCTCACGCGTGGTACGAAATGATACCAGCAGGCACATCAACCCGGAAACGAAGGCGAAGGTTTGGGAGGCTGTGCGTCAATTGAATTACACACCTAATGAATCAGCGCGTCTCCTTGTGAACAAACAAAAGACAGAGAAAAAGCAGACGAAGCAAATTGGCTGTATCATTCAAACGGCTCGTCTGAACGACGATCACCCCTATTACTCTCCGATCATTACGGCATTTACCAAGAAAATATTGGAATCCGGTTATTCTCTGGGTTTCATGCATACCTCCGATGAGCTTAAAGATGAAGCGTTGCTGCATCGTTGCGTACATGACATACAAGTCGATGGCATTATTATCGTTGGCGAAGTAGGTTCCGAGATCGTTGACTATTTGCTAAAAGTGGAGGACCTAGCACTGATCGGGATTTGTACGAACGGTACGGAAATTACCATGGTTGATTACGACCGTATTCATGCCGCGAAGTCAGCTGTCGATCACCTCATTGCGCAAGGGCACCAAGTGATTGGTTTTGTCGGCGGGCCAGGTCATACAAGTGAATTAAACAGTGAAGAGAGATTTCAGGGCTATAAATTTGCGATGTACGATGCGGGTATTCCTTTAAATAAAGAATGGGTGATAGACACCCGATGGGAAATCGACCGCAGTTATGAGAGTATCATGGAGCGTTTGAAGCGTACAGATCTGGAACGGCCTACGGCGATATTCTCGGCAAGTGATCAATTAGCGATTCCTGCTATGCGAGCTGTCATTGAGAACCAATTGCGCATTCCAGAGGATATTGCGTTCATCTCGATGGATAATATTGATTTTGCCCAATATACAACACCGCCGTTATCGTCGGTTCATGTACCTAAAGTCGAGATAGGCACAACAGCGGCTTCAACCTTGTTGGATATGCTGAATGGCGAGCAGCCGCAGCTGTCTAAAGTTCTGCTGCCACATCGACTTATTGTGAGAGAATCTTCTGTATGTAAGAGAAATTAA
- a CDS encoding ABC transporter substrate-binding protein, producing MVNNTKKVVLVTTLMSAMVVVSACGNSGSSNTTSTAAPKSDAKATSAASAEKVTITYGGWGMDTMTDVIKAFQASHPNIEVKAENTPYKQYFTKLETAAQGGTMPDVLWMNGPNFVKYAGNGMLKDLTDTIKTDQLDLSKYPSSLVSLYSLGGKNYGIPKDFDTIGLWYNKKLFDDKGIPYPDGTWDWSKLTEAAKKLTDPAKGIYGFAAPMMNQEDFYNTILQAGGYVISDDHKKSGFDQPEAIEGLKFLTDLIQVHKVSPTLAQMTETAPADMFTSGKLAMYFDGSWAAFTINQNAEMKNKADVAELPKGKKQGVVIHGLGHVISANSKHPKEAWEFVKFLGSKEAAEIAAKQGGAIPAYKGSETSWLATFPQYKAKAFIDMAAYATPYPVSKNTSVWNIYETEILKNAWTGDKPVADAAKELGAKMNQALAAEK from the coding sequence ATGGTCAACAATACAAAAAAGGTTGTTCTCGTCACAACGCTCATGTCGGCAATGGTTGTTGTAAGCGCTTGCGGTAATTCTGGTTCATCAAACACTACATCCACAGCAGCTCCCAAATCCGACGCAAAGGCTACGTCTGCAGCATCTGCTGAAAAAGTGACAATTACTTATGGCGGCTGGGGCATGGATACGATGACCGATGTCATCAAAGCGTTCCAAGCGAGTCACCCGAATATTGAGGTAAAAGCGGAGAATACGCCGTACAAACAATATTTCACCAAATTAGAAACAGCCGCTCAAGGCGGGACAATGCCTGACGTACTTTGGATGAATGGTCCTAATTTCGTCAAGTATGCAGGTAACGGCATGTTAAAGGATTTGACAGATACAATCAAGACCGATCAATTAGACCTCTCCAAATATCCGAGCTCGCTGGTATCACTCTATAGTCTTGGCGGCAAAAATTATGGGATTCCTAAAGACTTTGACACGATTGGCTTATGGTATAACAAAAAGCTGTTCGATGATAAAGGAATTCCGTATCCGGACGGCACTTGGGATTGGAGCAAGCTGACGGAAGCGGCTAAGAAATTAACAGACCCTGCCAAAGGCATCTACGGTTTCGCTGCTCCAATGATGAATCAGGAGGATTTCTACAATACGATTCTTCAGGCTGGCGGCTACGTCATTTCGGATGACCATAAGAAATCAGGATTTGACCAACCGGAAGCGATTGAAGGTTTGAAATTTCTAACCGATCTGATTCAAGTTCATAAAGTATCTCCGACACTAGCTCAAATGACGGAAACAGCACCTGCGGATATGTTCACATCCGGCAAGCTCGCTATGTATTTTGATGGCTCCTGGGCAGCGTTTACCATCAATCAAAATGCCGAAATGAAAAACAAGGCAGACGTAGCTGAACTGCCAAAAGGGAAAAAGCAAGGCGTTGTCATTCACGGTCTGGGTCATGTGATATCTGCGAATTCCAAACATCCGAAAGAAGCATGGGAATTCGTTAAATTCCTTGGGTCCAAGGAAGCGGCTGAAATTGCTGCAAAACAAGGTGGAGCGATTCCCGCTTACAAGGGCAGCGAGACTTCTTGGTTAGCCACATTCCCGCAATATAAAGCAAAAGCTTTCATTGACATGGCAGCGTATGCAACGCCATATCCTGTGTCCAAGAATACTTCGGTTTGGAATATTTACGAAACAGAAATTTTGAAAAATGCATGGACAGGAGATAAACCGGTAGCTGATGCGGCCAAAGAGCTCGGAGCTAAGATGAACCAAGCATTAGCAGCAGAAAAATAA
- a CDS encoding carbohydrate ABC transporter permease: protein MRFSSKRLSDWKWAYIMIMPLMLGLLVFYIWPVFQTFYFSFTEWGAFGKYTWTGLANYKVLFTDKELLHAIRNTSIYIVLAVPIGIILAILLAVLLNQQVKGLSIYRTMYFLPVVTMPAAIAMVWKWLYNSDFGLINYLLGLLSIPGPHWLTDNRTALLSIIIVAIWCSIGSHMIIFLSGLQGISSSYYEAASIDGAGPITKFMRITIPLLTPTIFFVLVTSLIGAFQVFDFIYMMVGDIVMESTQSIVFLYYKYGFLKNNKGYASSIAVLLFTIIMIITYIQMKIQKKWVHYE from the coding sequence ATGCGATTCAGCTCGAAGCGACTATCCGATTGGAAGTGGGCATATATCATGATTATGCCACTCATGCTTGGCTTACTGGTGTTTTATATTTGGCCAGTGTTTCAAACCTTTTATTTTTCCTTTACGGAATGGGGGGCTTTTGGCAAATACACCTGGACTGGCTTGGCGAATTACAAGGTGCTGTTTACGGATAAAGAGCTGCTTCACGCGATCCGGAATACTAGCATTTATATCGTTCTAGCAGTGCCGATCGGGATCATCCTGGCTATTCTGCTGGCTGTTCTGTTAAACCAGCAGGTCAAAGGGTTGTCCATCTACCGCACAATGTATTTTCTTCCGGTCGTCACTATGCCGGCCGCGATCGCAATGGTCTGGAAATGGCTGTACAACTCTGATTTCGGTTTGATTAATTACTTACTTGGATTATTGTCCATTCCTGGTCCTCACTGGTTGACGGATAATCGCACGGCGTTATTATCGATTATTATTGTTGCCATATGGTGTTCCATTGGCAGCCACATGATTATATTTCTATCCGGACTCCAAGGTATTTCATCTTCCTACTATGAAGCCGCATCCATTGACGGTGCGGGGCCTATAACCAAATTTATGCGTATTACGATACCTCTCTTGACGCCAACCATTTTTTTCGTGCTGGTTACTTCTTTGATTGGCGCCTTTCAGGTATTCGACTTCATATATATGATGGTAGGCGATATCGTCATGGAATCCACGCAGTCGATTGTGTTCTTATACTACAAATACGGCTTCTTGAAAAATAACAAGGGCTATGCGTCTTCAATCGCAGTCCTGCTGTTTACCATTATTATGATTATTACGTATATTCAAATGAAAATTCAGAAGAAATGGGTTCACTACGAATGA
- the tdh gene encoding L-threonine 3-dehydrogenase, protein MGATMIGLVKEHRGPGAILKEVPIPTCGADEVLVRIKATSICGTDLHIYNWDAWADKTVVTPNVFGHEFAGIVVEVGERVTSVAIGDYVSAEGHMVCGSCKACRTGNAHVCPNTKSFGITAPGCFAEYAVVKASNIILNAPDLPFEIACLQDPLGNAVQTVLSGDIVGKSVAIIGVGPIGLLAIQVAKACGAGAIYAADINPNRLELAKQMGADFTINAMETRLSKALREMTDGEGVEVVLEMSGNPQAIVDGFEAAANAGRVSLLGIPTKEVSLDLTNHIIFKGLRVEGITGRKMYQTWYQMKGLLNQKRIDLAPVITHRFTLDQYEEAFRLMNQGQCGKIVFTH, encoded by the coding sequence ATGGGCGCTACGATGATTGGATTGGTTAAAGAACACAGAGGACCTGGTGCCATACTGAAAGAAGTTCCTATTCCGACTTGTGGAGCCGACGAAGTTCTTGTCCGCATTAAAGCAACATCGATTTGCGGAACAGATTTACATATTTACAATTGGGACGCTTGGGCAGACAAAACCGTTGTAACGCCGAACGTTTTCGGTCATGAATTCGCAGGCATTGTTGTGGAAGTCGGAGAACGGGTTACGAGTGTTGCCATCGGAGATTATGTTTCTGCGGAGGGTCACATGGTATGCGGTTCCTGTAAAGCCTGTCGCACAGGAAATGCGCATGTTTGCCCGAATACCAAAAGCTTCGGGATTACGGCACCTGGCTGCTTTGCCGAATATGCCGTCGTGAAGGCAAGCAACATTATTCTGAATGCACCTGATCTGCCTTTTGAAATCGCTTGCTTGCAGGACCCGCTGGGCAATGCCGTGCAAACGGTACTATCCGGCGACATTGTTGGAAAGTCTGTTGCTATTATTGGTGTGGGCCCGATTGGCTTATTGGCCATTCAAGTTGCAAAGGCTTGCGGAGCTGGAGCTATTTATGCCGCGGATATTAACCCTAACCGATTGGAACTCGCTAAACAAATGGGTGCGGATTTTACGATTAACGCCATGGAAACGCGCCTATCTAAGGCTCTCCGAGAAATGACGGATGGAGAAGGTGTTGAGGTTGTTCTTGAAATGTCCGGCAATCCTCAGGCGATCGTAGATGGCTTTGAAGCTGCAGCCAACGCGGGCAGAGTGTCCTTGCTTGGTATTCCAACCAAAGAGGTGAGCCTGGACCTAACGAATCACATCATTTTTAAAGGGCTGCGCGTTGAAGGGATTACGGGTAGAAAGATGTATCAAACCTGGTATCAAATGAAGGGTTTGCTGAACCAGAAGCGAATTGATCTGGCACCGGTTATTACGCATAGATTTACATTAGATCAGTACGAAGAAGCTTTCCGGTTAATGAATCAAGGTCAATGCGGGAAAATTGTATTTACACATTAG